From Rutidosis leptorrhynchoides isolate AG116_Rl617_1_P2 chromosome 3, CSIRO_AGI_Rlap_v1, whole genome shotgun sequence, a single genomic window includes:
- the LOC139898578 gene encoding dolichyl-diphosphooligosaccharide--protein glycosyltransferase subunit DAD1-like → MGKSPTSKDGAQALFHSLRSAYSATPTNLKIIDLYVVFAVSTALIQVVYMAIVGSFPFNSFLSGVLSCVGTAVLAVCLRIQVNKENKEFKDLPPERAFADFLLCNLVLHLVIMNFLG, encoded by the exons ATGGGGAAATCGCCGACGAGCAAAGATGGTGCACAAGCTCTCTTTCACTCTCTCCGATCTGCTTACTCCGCTACTCCAACTAATCTCAAG ATCATAGATCTGTACGTCGTATTTGCTGTATCCACTGCTCTAATTCAG GTGGTTTATATGGCAATAGTTGGATCGTTCCCATTCAACTCTTTTCTCTCGGGTGTGCTTTCTTGTGTAGGGACAGCTGTCCTAGCTG TTTGTCTTCGTATACAAGTCAACAAAGAAAACAAGGAATTCAAG GATTTACCTCCAGAGCGTGCTTTTGCTGATTTTCTTTTATGCAATTTGGTGCTGCATTTGGTGATTATGAATTTCCTTGGATGA
- the LOC139898579 gene encoding uncharacterized protein isoform X2 translates to MKIAAHSQQKTMAKNSQIWDDSALVKALDDAISKYKIMHSKGGDGGSFKEAETITKDDEESSPNLLTRSNKTKTAYGETNDKNTDEQKKSIDTRKTTDSTVTEKGVVEKEVSPSNGDQVQDTDYNYVNAESTEQYNVLLNQYNAVEEQRQKLLQQLYQYGNWESQGYSYGYGYSYDSGATYDSQYRNVSAPQTSGPPVCTCRPYVCPYSTAPCTSSETCVGSTACAHYGNSGSLDDDGFIKAAMGAVDKAIHSFNKEATDMPNVEQDGKKGQEVETGSVNVARDKTSQTDLSAVLHAWFSAGFYTGKYLSEQASTKK, encoded by the exons ATGAAAATTGCGGCACACTCGCAGCAGAAAACAATGGCGAAAAATAGCCAAATTTGGGACGATTCTGCCCTTGTCAAAGCCCTAGATGACGCTATCTCTAAATACAAG ATAATGCACAGCAAAGGAGGTGACGGTGGGTCGTTTAAGGAAGCGGAAACAATCACAAAAGACGACGAAGAAAGTTCGCCTAACTTATTAACTAGAAGTAACAAAACTAAAAC TGCATATGGGGAAACAAATGATAAAAATACCGATGAACAAAAGAAGTCAATTGATACGAGAAAGACTACAGATTCAACTGTAACTGAAAAAGGAGTCGTTGAGAAAGAAGTGAGTCCGTCAAACGGTGATCAGGTTCAAGATACGGATTATAATTACGTTAATGCTGAAAGTACAGAACAGTACAACGTTCTACTCAACCAATATAATGCTGTTGAGGAACAAAGGCAAAAACTATTGCAACAACTTTACCAATACGGAAACTGGGAATCACAAGGTTATAGCTATGGTTATGGTTATAGTTATGATAGCGGTGCCACTTATGATTCTCAATACCGTAATGTATCTGCACCGCAAACTTCGGGACCACCTGTATGTACTTGTCGTCCTTATGTGTGTCCGTACTCAACTGCACCGTGCACCTCAAGTGAAACATGTGTTGGGAGTACAGCTTGTGCTCATTATGGAAACTCGGGTTCTTTAGATGATGATGGTTTTATTAAAGCTGCGATGGGAGCCGTTGACAAAGCTATTCATTCGTTTAACAAAGAGGCTACCGATATGCCTAATGTAGAACAAG ATGGAAAGAAAGGGCAAGAAGTAGAGACGGGGTCTGTAAATGTGGCACGAGACAAGACGTCTCAAACGGATCTCTCAgctgttttgcatgcttggttctCTGCGGGATTCTATACTGGGAA GTATCTGTCAGAACAGGCTTCTACGAAGAAATAA
- the LOC139898579 gene encoding uncharacterized protein isoform X1 — translation MKIAAHSQQKTMAKNSQIWDDSALVKALDDAISKYKIMHSKGGDGGSFKEAETITKDDEESSPNLLTRSNKTKTYACANFAYGETNDKNTDEQKKSIDTRKTTDSTVTEKGVVEKEVSPSNGDQVQDTDYNYVNAESTEQYNVLLNQYNAVEEQRQKLLQQLYQYGNWESQGYSYGYGYSYDSGATYDSQYRNVSAPQTSGPPVCTCRPYVCPYSTAPCTSSETCVGSTACAHYGNSGSLDDDGFIKAAMGAVDKAIHSFNKEATDMPNVEQDGKKGQEVETGSVNVARDKTSQTDLSAVLHAWFSAGFYTGKYLSEQASTKK, via the exons ATGAAAATTGCGGCACACTCGCAGCAGAAAACAATGGCGAAAAATAGCCAAATTTGGGACGATTCTGCCCTTGTCAAAGCCCTAGATGACGCTATCTCTAAATACAAG ATAATGCACAGCAAAGGAGGTGACGGTGGGTCGTTTAAGGAAGCGGAAACAATCACAAAAGACGACGAAGAAAGTTCGCCTAACTTATTAACTAGAAGTAACAAAACTAAAACGTATGCTTGTGCAAATTT TGCATATGGGGAAACAAATGATAAAAATACCGATGAACAAAAGAAGTCAATTGATACGAGAAAGACTACAGATTCAACTGTAACTGAAAAAGGAGTCGTTGAGAAAGAAGTGAGTCCGTCAAACGGTGATCAGGTTCAAGATACGGATTATAATTACGTTAATGCTGAAAGTACAGAACAGTACAACGTTCTACTCAACCAATATAATGCTGTTGAGGAACAAAGGCAAAAACTATTGCAACAACTTTACCAATACGGAAACTGGGAATCACAAGGTTATAGCTATGGTTATGGTTATAGTTATGATAGCGGTGCCACTTATGATTCTCAATACCGTAATGTATCTGCACCGCAAACTTCGGGACCACCTGTATGTACTTGTCGTCCTTATGTGTGTCCGTACTCAACTGCACCGTGCACCTCAAGTGAAACATGTGTTGGGAGTACAGCTTGTGCTCATTATGGAAACTCGGGTTCTTTAGATGATGATGGTTTTATTAAAGCTGCGATGGGAGCCGTTGACAAAGCTATTCATTCGTTTAACAAAGAGGCTACCGATATGCCTAATGTAGAACAAG ATGGAAAGAAAGGGCAAGAAGTAGAGACGGGGTCTGTAAATGTGGCACGAGACAAGACGTCTCAAACGGATCTCTCAgctgttttgcatgcttggttctCTGCGGGATTCTATACTGGGAA GTATCTGTCAGAACAGGCTTCTACGAAGAAATAA